The bacterium genome has a segment encoding these proteins:
- a CDS encoding bifunctional enoyl-CoA hydratase/phosphate acetyltransferase, translated as MIKSFAELIDSARKGSKVTVAIAAAADEAALGGMAEAHALGIADGVLFGDARKIRSIYQEMTGTGEVPFPIQDLPDEGEALRAAVGAVRSGAAQILLKGSVKTAVLLKAVLDNDSGLRSSHLLSDLFIFEDPTLSDNQLMMITDGGVTLKPDLKQKIEIIENAVAVAHALGNENPRIAVLSAVETVNPALPATVDAAVLSKMNQRGQIKGCLIDGPLALDNAISPEAARIKGIMSPVAGRADILLCPDIESANMLAKSTTYFARLRLGHVIMGSTAPVLIPSRADSADSKALSIAIGKLVCTK; from the coding sequence TCAAATCGTTCGCTGAACTGATCGACAGCGCCCGGAAGGGCAGCAAGGTCACCGTAGCGATCGCCGCAGCCGCCGATGAGGCTGCTCTCGGCGGCATGGCAGAAGCCCACGCCCTCGGGATAGCAGATGGCGTGCTTTTTGGAGATGCCAGGAAAATCCGCAGCATTTACCAGGAGATGACGGGGACCGGGGAAGTTCCCTTTCCCATCCAGGACCTGCCCGATGAGGGGGAGGCGCTGCGGGCTGCGGTCGGGGCGGTCCGCAGCGGTGCGGCCCAAATCCTGCTCAAGGGGAGCGTCAAGACCGCGGTCCTGCTCAAGGCGGTTCTCGACAATGACTCCGGTTTGCGCTCCAGCCACCTTCTCAGCGATCTTTTCATCTTCGAGGATCCGACGCTGTCGGATAACCAACTGATGATGATCACCGACGGCGGTGTCACCCTCAAACCCGATCTGAAGCAAAAAATCGAGATCATCGAAAATGCGGTAGCGGTTGCGCACGCCCTGGGCAATGAAAATCCGCGCATTGCGGTGCTTTCGGCCGTGGAGACGGTGAATCCGGCCCTTCCAGCAACAGTGGATGCAGCCGTCCTGAGTAAAATGAACCAGCGCGGACAGATCAAGGGGTGCCTCATTGACGGGCCTTTGGCCCTGGACAATGCGATCTCGCCGGAGGCGGCCCGTATCAAGGGAATTATGTCGCCGGTAGCCGGGCGGGCGGATATCCTCCTTTGCCCCGATATTGAATCGGCCAACATGCTCGCCAAATCGACCACCTATTTCGCACGTCTCCGCCTGGGCCATGTCATCATGGGCTCGACGGCGCCCGTCCTGATTCCTTCGCGGGCGGACAGCGCCGACAGCAAAGCGCTCTCCATCGCGATCGGCAAACTGGTTTGCACAAAATAG
- the ftsH gene encoding ATP-dependent zinc metalloprotease FtsH, which produces MLFPNQDENKSPNRRKPKMEKKIHFSIWYILFALMTLFLFNDLFFASHVRELPYSTFKTLLRQNRIFEAGVASDKIEGLYFGGDSTAIGAQKALYDSLKAKVEKRSEFNFKELFTTAKNQELFVQKNLQSFTTVRIEDADLVKELEAHQVAYAGKAGEGWLRSLILGWVLPFAVLFAIWGFVFKRMNPSGGMMSIGKSKAKIYVEGQTKVTFKDVAGIDEALGEVTEIVDFLKAPEKFQRLGGRIPKGVLLVGPPGTGKTLLAKAVAGEARVPFFSISGSDFVEMFVGVGAARVRDLFQQASQKAPCIIFIDELDALGKARGVNIYGGHDEREQTLNQLLSEMDGFESNAGVIIMAATNRPEILDIALLRPGRFDRQIVVDRPDINGREAILKVHARQVKLEKEVDLKVIAARTPGFVGADLANLLNEAALIAARHNKKTVDMSDLEEAIDRVIAGLEKKSRVMNKREKETVAYHEAGHAITASTIPGCDPVHRVSIIPRGVAALGYTLQLPTEDRYLMTRSELVAKITVLLGGRVAEQIKYGQVSTGGQNDLERATDIARSMVVEYGMSDKIGPISYGRGNRGMFLGAEMPESKVYSESLAAKIDAEIKVLIEEAEKSVQAILSEKRDKLEILAQRLLEKELVEKEELLEILNGPDHGQA; this is translated from the coding sequence ATGCTCTTCCCCAACCAGGATGAAAACAAATCGCCCAACCGGCGAAAGCCGAAGATGGAAAAAAAGATCCATTTTTCGATCTGGTATATTCTTTTTGCCCTGATGACCCTTTTCCTCTTCAATGATCTATTTTTCGCGTCGCACGTCCGGGAACTGCCCTACAGTACCTTTAAAACCCTGTTGCGGCAAAATCGCATCTTCGAGGCCGGGGTCGCCAGTGACAAAATCGAGGGACTCTACTTTGGCGGCGATTCCACTGCCATCGGCGCGCAGAAAGCACTTTATGATTCACTTAAAGCAAAAGTCGAAAAGCGCAGTGAATTCAACTTTAAGGAGCTGTTTACTACGGCCAAAAACCAGGAGCTGTTCGTCCAGAAAAACCTGCAATCCTTCACCACCGTACGCATCGAGGATGCGGATCTGGTGAAGGAACTCGAAGCCCACCAGGTGGCCTACGCTGGCAAAGCCGGAGAGGGCTGGCTACGCAGCCTGATCCTGGGCTGGGTTCTGCCCTTTGCCGTGCTCTTTGCCATCTGGGGTTTCGTTTTCAAACGGATGAATCCAAGCGGCGGCATGATGTCCATCGGCAAGAGCAAGGCGAAAATCTATGTCGAGGGACAGACCAAAGTCACCTTCAAGGATGTCGCCGGGATCGATGAAGCCCTGGGTGAAGTGACGGAGATCGTCGATTTTCTCAAAGCTCCGGAAAAATTTCAGCGTCTGGGCGGCCGGATTCCCAAGGGCGTTCTGCTGGTCGGCCCGCCGGGAACCGGCAAGACCCTGCTGGCCAAGGCTGTGGCGGGCGAAGCCAGGGTGCCCTTTTTCAGTATTTCCGGTTCGGATTTTGTCGAGATGTTCGTCGGGGTAGGCGCGGCGCGCGTTCGGGATCTTTTCCAGCAGGCGTCACAAAAGGCGCCGTGCATCATCTTCATCGACGAACTCGATGCCCTGGGCAAAGCGCGCGGGGTCAATATTTACGGCGGACACGATGAACGGGAGCAGACGCTCAACCAGCTCCTTTCGGAGATGGATGGCTTCGAATCCAACGCCGGCGTCATCATCATGGCAGCCACGAACCGTCCGGAAATTCTCGATATCGCTCTCCTGCGGCCGGGCCGCTTCGACCGCCAGATCGTCGTCGACCGCCCCGATATCAACGGCCGCGAAGCAATTCTCAAGGTTCATGCCCGTCAGGTCAAGCTCGAGAAGGAGGTCGACCTCAAGGTGATCGCCGCGCGAACCCCGGGATTCGTCGGTGCCGATCTTGCCAACCTCCTCAACGAAGCGGCTCTGATCGCCGCCCGCCACAATAAAAAGACGGTGGATATGAGCGACCTCGAGGAGGCCATCGACCGCGTCATCGCCGGGCTTGAAAAGAAAAGCCGGGTTATGAACAAACGGGAGAAGGAGACGGTCGCTTATCACGAGGCCGGTCATGCGATCACCGCTTCGACGATTCCAGGCTGTGATCCTGTTCACCGGGTATCGATCATCCCCCGCGGTGTGGCGGCGCTCGGCTATACCCTGCAGCTGCCTACCGAAGACCGCTATCTCATGACCCGCAGCGAGCTGGTGGCCAAGATCACCGTCCTTCTGGGCGGACGGGTGGCTGAACAGATAAAATATGGACAGGTCTCCACCGGGGGACAGAACGATCTTGAGCGTGCCACCGACATCGCACGGAGCATGGTCGTTGAATATGGCATGAGCGACAAGATCGGTCCGATCTCCTATGGCCGCGGCAACCGGGGCATGTTCCTCGGTGCGGAGATGCCGGAGAGCAAGGTCTACAGCGAAAGCCTGGCTGCAAAGATCGATGCCGAGATCAAGGTACTGATCGAAGAGGCCGAAAAGAGTGTTCAGGCCATTCTCAGCGAAAAACGCGACAAACTGGAGATTCTGGCCCAGCGCCTCCTCGAGAAGGAACTCGTCGAGAAGGAAGAGCTGCTAGAAATCCTAAACGGACCGGATCATGGACAAGCCTGA
- a CDS encoding RNA-binding S4 domain-containing protein, giving the protein MDKPDAGGSTQPSQRLDKWLKIARLFKTRSLATAACEERRVKVNGAVAKPAKEIRPGDTLTIRTHGGTYIELEVLQLCNKSIAAAQARQLYELHVQERTPEEVELMRLFSTAVQHVKPAYKGRPTKKERRRLEQHRRDTNPWR; this is encoded by the coding sequence ATGGACAAGCCTGACGCCGGCGGTTCGACGCAGCCCTCGCAGCGGCTGGATAAATGGCTCAAAATCGCCCGGCTTTTCAAGACCCGATCACTGGCGACGGCGGCCTGTGAGGAGCGCCGGGTCAAGGTCAACGGTGCGGTGGCCAAGCCCGCTAAGGAGATACGCCCAGGCGATACCTTGACCATCCGCACCCACGGCGGCACCTATATCGAGCTCGAGGTCTTGCAGTTGTGCAACAAAAGCATCGCCGCAGCCCAGGCGCGTCAGCTGTATGAACTGCATGTGCAGGAGCGCACGCCTGAGGAAGTGGAATTAATGCGGCTCTTCTCGACGGCCGTACAGCATGTCAAGCCGGCTTATAAAGGTAGGCCGACCAAAAAAGAACGGCGCCGCCTGGAGCAGCACCGGCGCGATACCAATCCCTGGCGTTAG
- a CDS encoding Glu/Leu/Phe/Val dehydrogenase — MEKGGVYAMALEQLASAARLLKLDANTHRVLSHPERSLTVSLPVVMDDGRIEVFEGHRVQHSSARGPCKGGIRFHQNVTLDEVTALSMWMTWKCATVNIPYGGGKGGVTVDPTKLSKDELRHLTRRYTVAIMPIIGPHSDIPAPDVNTSSETMGWIMDTVSMFRGSTVLDIVTGKSIELGGSLGRREATGRGVMFNTLELLKRLGKDAAKTSVVVQGFGNVGSVSADLLQKAGCKIIAVSDVSGAYYNPAGLPISDMIAYCATSKNKLLEGFDAPGISKISNAELLELQTDVLVPAALEKQITAENADKIKAYAIVEGANGPTTPEAERILVDKGKYVVPDILANSGGVVVSYFEWVQGIQSFFWTEDEVNRNLERVIENAFAAVWDLAQKEKQDLRNAAMMIAVDRVAKAVQSRGIWP; from the coding sequence ATGGAAAAAGGCGGTGTTTATGCCATGGCGCTGGAGCAGCTTGCCTCAGCGGCACGGCTGCTCAAACTCGATGCCAATACCCATCGCGTGCTCAGTCATCCGGAACGTTCCCTGACCGTTTCGCTGCCTGTAGTCATGGATGACGGACGCATCGAGGTTTTCGAGGGGCATCGTGTACAGCATTCGAGTGCCCGCGGTCCCTGCAAGGGGGGCATCCGGTTTCATCAGAATGTCACCCTCGACGAGGTCACGGCGCTATCGATGTGGATGACCTGGAAGTGCGCTACGGTCAATATCCCCTACGGCGGCGGCAAGGGCGGTGTTACGGTCGATCCGACCAAGCTGAGCAAGGATGAACTCCGTCACCTGACGCGGCGGTACACCGTGGCGATCATGCCGATCATTGGCCCGCATAGTGACATCCCGGCGCCCGATGTGAACACCAGCTCCGAGACCATGGGCTGGATCATGGACACCGTCAGCATGTTTCGCGGCAGCACCGTTCTCGATATCGTCACCGGCAAATCGATTGAACTCGGCGGCTCCCTCGGGCGACGCGAGGCGACCGGACGTGGTGTGATGTTCAACACCCTCGAATTGCTCAAACGTCTCGGCAAGGACGCGGCAAAGACCTCGGTCGTCGTCCAGGGCTTCGGCAACGTCGGCAGCGTCAGCGCCGATCTGCTGCAAAAAGCCGGCTGCAAAATTATCGCGGTCAGCGATGTCAGCGGCGCCTATTACAATCCCGCAGGTCTGCCGATCAGTGACATGATCGCGTACTGCGCCACCTCGAAGAACAAGCTGCTCGAAGGCTTCGACGCACCCGGCATCAGCAAAATCTCGAATGCTGAACTACTCGAACTCCAAACCGATGTTCTGGTGCCGGCAGCCCTCGAGAAACAGATCACAGCAGAAAACGCTGACAAGATCAAAGCTTACGCCATCGTTGAAGGCGCCAATGGCCCGACCACACCGGAAGCGGAGCGTATTCTCGTCGACAAGGGCAAGTATGTGGTGCCCGATATTCTCGCCAACAGTGGCGGCGTGGTAGTCTCCTATTTCGAATGGGTGCAGGGAATCCAGTCCTTCTTCTGGACCGAGGACGAGGTCAACAGGAACCTGGAACGCGTCATCGAGAATGCCTTTGCCGCAGTCTGGGATCTGGCCCAGAAAGAGAAGCAGGATCTGCGCAATGCGGCCATGATGATCGCTGTGGACCGGGTGGCCAAGGCCGTCCAGTCACGCGGCATCTGGCCATGA
- a CDS encoding DUF4416 family protein, which translates to MGIARPAAPVRLICALCYREESDRDSACDQLERAWGPISARTEPFPFIHTTYYEAEMGEGLRKFYCAFKQLIEPMEIVAIKLATNQIEAGLATAGRRRVNIDPGYIEAAKLVLATTKNFSHRIYLGQGIYGDVQLFWQGGRFKSNPWTYADYLDPAILEFFTSIRQDFMKEGKNQ; encoded by the coding sequence ATGGGGATCGCCCGCCCGGCGGCACCGGTGCGGTTGATTTGCGCCCTTTGCTACCGTGAAGAGAGTGACCGGGACAGCGCCTGCGATCAACTCGAAAGGGCCTGGGGCCCGATCTCGGCTCGGACGGAACCGTTCCCCTTCATCCACACCACCTATTATGAGGCTGAGATGGGGGAGGGGCTGCGCAAATTCTATTGCGCCTTCAAACAACTGATCGAACCGATGGAGATTGTGGCGATCAAACTCGCCACCAATCAGATCGAAGCCGGATTGGCCACCGCGGGTCGGCGCCGCGTCAACATCGATCCCGGTTATATCGAAGCCGCCAAGCTTGTGCTCGCCACGACCAAAAATTTCAGCCATCGCATTTACCTTGGCCAGGGCATTTATGGCGATGTCCAGCTTTTCTGGCAGGGGGGACGCTTCAAGAGCAATCCTTGGACCTATGCGGATTATCTGGATCCCGCAATCCTCGAGTTTTTCACCTCCATCCGTCAGGATTTCATGAAAGAAGGGAAGAACCAGTGA
- the purM gene encoding phosphoribosylformylglycinamidine cyclo-ligase gives MTSTYQAAGVSLEAAEATTKKIAALAKSTFNSQVLKEIGLFAGFFALDLQHYSDPVIVSSIDGVGTKLKIAFASGRHDSIGQDLVNHCVNDIMTCGADPLFFLDYLGLGRLDPDTATALVGGMAQACRENGCALIGGETAEMPGFYANGEYDLAGTIIGAVNRSEIIDGSRISPGDLLLGLPSTGLHTNGYALARKVLFEVQQVRLDDQAPSLGMSWSDVLLQVHRSYQKPILAVRRHPALHGISHVTGGGIAGNTHRLLRPGLQLEIDWHCWTVPPLFQMIQEYGRIADDEMRRVFNLGIGLVLVVQPEGASEIIQLLTEAGEAAFAFGRVVPEES, from the coding sequence GTGACCAGCACCTATCAAGCGGCCGGGGTTAGTCTGGAGGCGGCGGAAGCAACGACCAAAAAGATCGCCGCCCTGGCCAAATCAACCTTTAACAGCCAGGTGCTCAAGGAGATCGGCCTTTTTGCCGGTTTTTTTGCCCTCGATCTCCAACACTACTCCGATCCGGTGATCGTCTCGAGCATCGACGGAGTAGGAACCAAACTCAAGATTGCGTTCGCTTCCGGACGCCATGACTCGATCGGCCAGGATCTGGTCAACCACTGTGTCAATGATATTATGACCTGCGGAGCCGATCCCCTCTTTTTTCTCGACTATCTCGGCCTCGGCCGGCTCGATCCCGATACCGCTACCGCCCTGGTCGGCGGCATGGCACAGGCTTGCCGGGAAAATGGCTGCGCCCTGATCGGCGGCGAGACCGCCGAAATGCCGGGATTCTATGCCAATGGAGAATATGACCTGGCCGGGACGATCATCGGCGCGGTCAACCGCTCCGAAATCATTGACGGCAGCCGAATCAGCCCGGGCGATCTCCTGCTCGGACTGCCTTCGACCGGGTTGCATACCAACGGCTATGCGCTGGCGCGCAAAGTACTGTTTGAAGTGCAGCAGGTTCGCCTCGATGACCAGGCACCCTCCCTTGGGATGAGTTGGAGTGACGTTCTGCTACAGGTTCATCGCAGCTATCAAAAGCCGATCCTTGCCGTACGTCGCCATCCCGCCCTGCACGGGATCAGCCACGTCACCGGAGGAGGCATCGCGGGCAACACCCACCGGCTGCTGCGGCCAGGCCTGCAGCTCGAGATCGACTGGCACTGCTGGACCGTCCCGCCGCTCTTCCAGATGATCCAGGAATACGGCCGCATCGCGGACGACGAGATGCGACGGGTTTTCAATTTGGGCATCGGTCTGGTGCTGGTGGTACAGCCCGAGGGCGCAAGCGAGATCATCCAACTTCTGACCGAAGCCGGCGAAGCGGCGTTTGCCTTCGGAAGAGTCGTACCGGAGGAGTCTTGA
- a CDS encoding NAD(P)H-dependent glycerol-3-phosphate dehydrogenase encodes MKTISVLGAGGWGITLANYCARLGHSVRLWEFDPAEAARLESERIRASVLPGVIIDCNILITADLQQAVEDAEIILQVVPSQYARGVLRQLARIQLTSRPLLVNCAKGIENGSEMRISEIVCQEIPEFPDECYAVLSGPSHAEEVSRGVPSAVVIASSCEENALLLQRELSSRTLRCYRSHDVIGVELGGALKNVIAIAAGICDGSGFGDNTKAALQPRGLAEIARLGRKLGADLMTFAGLSGMGDLIVTCMSRHSRNRYVGEEIGRGRTLQDILGEMVMVAEGVLTCKSAVALARRYHVEMPICEQVHQVLFEQKEPLQALEDLMVRDAKPEVWL; translated from the coding sequence ATGAAAACCATAAGCGTCCTCGGAGCAGGAGGGTGGGGGATCACCCTGGCCAACTATTGTGCCCGACTGGGACACTCGGTGCGGCTGTGGGAGTTCGATCCAGCCGAAGCTGCTCGCCTCGAAAGTGAGCGCATCCGGGCCTCAGTCCTCCCAGGCGTTATCATCGACTGCAACATCCTTATCACGGCGGATTTGCAGCAGGCTGTTGAGGATGCTGAAATCATCTTGCAGGTCGTTCCCTCTCAGTACGCCCGCGGGGTCCTGCGTCAGCTGGCGCGCATTCAACTGACCTCCAGACCCCTTTTAGTTAATTGTGCCAAAGGCATCGAGAATGGCTCCGAAATGCGCATCTCGGAGATTGTCTGTCAGGAAATCCCCGAATTTCCCGACGAGTGCTATGCCGTGCTCTCTGGGCCCAGTCATGCCGAGGAAGTCAGCCGGGGGGTCCCCTCGGCCGTGGTTATCGCCTCCAGCTGCGAAGAGAATGCCCTGCTCTTGCAGCGGGAGCTGAGCAGCCGCACCTTGCGCTGCTATCGGAGCCATGATGTCATCGGGGTAGAGCTGGGCGGCGCTCTGAAAAATGTCATCGCCATCGCCGCAGGAATTTGCGACGGTAGTGGATTTGGCGACAACACTAAAGCGGCCCTACAACCACGCGGTCTGGCCGAAATCGCCCGGCTGGGGCGAAAACTGGGTGCAGATCTGATGACCTTTGCCGGTCTTTCAGGCATGGGCGATCTGATCGTTACCTGCATGAGCCGGCACAGCCGCAACCGTTATGTCGGCGAGGAGATTGGCCGCGGCAGGACGCTTCAGGACATTTTGGGAGAGATGGTCATGGTAGCCGAAGGTGTTCTTACCTGCAAGTCCGCCGTGGCCCTGGCGAGACGCTACCATGTTGAGATGCCGATTTGCGAACAGGTCCATCAGGTCCTCTTTGAACAAAAAGAGCCCCTACAGGCTTTGGAAGACCTGATGGTTCGCGATGCCAAGCCTGAGGTCTGGCTTTAA
- a CDS encoding universal stress protein, producing the protein MFKSILLAVDGSAYTESILAHGIELAQRFASRLLILTVADVRIFEWASAVGSDGFISIAPSGSYQEASRTLLAEKCDKILAKCRERLACTDLDFSMEKSFGAPADLILEQTQIADLLVMGKQGEFARWNVKGLGATVDAVSRMTHKPLLVAGLAYRPIRRILVGYDGSEHANRALQYAAHIAEAGQATIGLLCINDDAELAAHNCERAKAYLQSYRVTVESVTLPGHPEEVLVRYCGLKDYDLIAIGAYGHSRIREALLGSTTTHLLRQSTFPVLLAK; encoded by the coding sequence GTGTTCAAGAGCATTCTTCTAGCTGTCGACGGCTCCGCCTATACTGAATCCATTCTGGCCCACGGTATCGAACTTGCGCAGCGTTTCGCCAGCCGTCTTTTAATCCTCACGGTCGCCGATGTGCGCATTTTTGAATGGGCTTCCGCTGTCGGGTCGGATGGGTTTATCTCCATCGCCCCTTCAGGCAGCTACCAGGAGGCCTCTCGTACCCTGCTCGCGGAGAAATGCGACAAGATTCTCGCAAAATGCCGTGAACGCCTGGCCTGCACGGATCTGGATTTCAGCATGGAGAAGAGCTTTGGCGCGCCCGCTGACCTGATTCTTGAACAGACCCAAATCGCCGACCTGCTCGTGATGGGCAAACAGGGCGAATTTGCGCGCTGGAATGTCAAGGGACTGGGCGCAACCGTCGATGCGGTCAGCCGCATGACCCACAAGCCGCTGCTGGTGGCAGGGTTGGCGTACCGGCCGATCAGGAGAATTCTGGTCGGCTACGACGGTTCTGAACATGCCAACCGGGCCCTGCAATACGCCGCCCATATCGCGGAGGCCGGACAGGCGACCATCGGTCTCCTCTGCATCAATGACGATGCCGAACTGGCCGCCCATAATTGCGAGCGGGCTAAGGCCTACCTGCAGAGTTATCGCGTCACGGTGGAGAGTGTCACTTTACCAGGCCATCCGGAAGAAGTCCTCGTCCGGTATTGCGGCCTGAAAGACTATGATTTGATCGCAATCGGGGCTTATGGCCATTCACGTATACGGGAGGCGCTGCTTGGCAGTACGACCACGCATCTCCTTCGCCAGTCCACGTTTCCGGTTCTACTGGCGAAATAA
- the asnS gene encoding asparagine--tRNA ligase, with product MAATVYIAEIARYLGQEVTLQGWLYNKTHKGKLQFLMVRDGTGLIQAVMFRDSVGEALFETCLALPQESSIRVTGTVTEDKRAKGGHELQVSNLEVVQRAEEYPISPKEHGIDFLMEHRHLWLRSSLQHAILKVRHEIIRASRDYLDNLGFTLVDAPIFTPAACEGTSTLFETNYFDSKAYLTQSGQLYMEAAAMAFGKAYCFGPTFRAEKSKTRRHLTEFWMLEPEVAYCDLEGDMQLAEGLLCAIVERVLENRQEELKRLERDLSKLEAIKKPFPRLDYDAAAQLLKEANAPFIYGDDLGAPDETLISQQFDRPVMITHYPAEVKAFYMKRDPQRPDRALCVDVLAPEGYGEVIGGGQREDDYGTLLGRIKAHQLPIEAFNWYLDLRRFGSVPHAGFGLGLERTVTWLCGLQHIRETSPFPRTISRIYP from the coding sequence ATGGCTGCTACGGTATATATCGCGGAAATTGCCCGGTATCTGGGGCAAGAAGTCACCCTCCAGGGATGGCTCTATAACAAGACCCACAAGGGCAAATTGCAATTCCTGATGGTGCGGGATGGCACCGGGCTCATCCAGGCTGTGATGTTCCGCGATAGCGTGGGAGAGGCGCTGTTTGAAACGTGTTTGGCCCTGCCCCAGGAGAGCTCGATCCGGGTGACTGGGACGGTCACCGAGGACAAGCGGGCGAAAGGCGGCCACGAATTACAGGTCTCGAACCTGGAGGTGGTGCAGAGGGCCGAAGAATACCCGATCAGCCCGAAAGAACACGGCATCGATTTTCTCATGGAACATCGTCATCTCTGGCTGCGCTCATCGCTGCAACATGCTATCCTTAAAGTCAGACATGAAATAATCCGTGCATCTCGTGATTATCTTGACAACCTCGGTTTCACTCTGGTTGATGCGCCGATCTTCACACCGGCGGCTTGCGAGGGGACGAGCACCCTCTTTGAAACTAATTATTTCGACAGCAAGGCCTACCTAACCCAGAGCGGGCAGCTTTATATGGAAGCAGCGGCGATGGCCTTCGGAAAGGCCTATTGCTTTGGACCCACCTTCCGGGCGGAAAAGTCTAAAACCCGCCGTCATCTCACCGAGTTCTGGATGCTCGAGCCGGAGGTTGCCTATTGCGACCTCGAGGGGGATATGCAGTTGGCGGAAGGCCTGCTCTGCGCCATCGTTGAACGGGTTCTGGAGAACCGCCAGGAGGAACTGAAGCGGCTCGAACGCGATCTCAGCAAGCTGGAAGCGATCAAAAAGCCGTTTCCGCGCCTGGATTACGATGCAGCGGCGCAACTCCTCAAAGAAGCCAACGCCCCCTTCATCTATGGGGATGATCTCGGCGCGCCCGATGAGACTCTGATCTCCCAGCAATTCGACCGGCCAGTCATGATCACCCACTATCCGGCCGAGGTCAAGGCCTTTTATATGAAACGGGATCCACAGCGCCCCGATCGCGCTCTCTGCGTGGATGTACTGGCCCCGGAGGGTTATGGCGAGGTCATCGGGGGTGGCCAACGTGAAGATGATTATGGAACCCTGCTCGGCCGGATCAAGGCGCATCAGCTTCCGATCGAGGCCTTCAATTGGTACCTCGATTTGCGACGCTTTGGCTCGGTGCCGCACGCCGGATTCGGCCTCGGCCTGGAACGGACGGTCACCTGGCTATGCGGTTTGCAGCACATCCGCGAGACCAGCCCGTTCCCCCGAACCATTTCGCGTATTTATCCCTGA
- a CDS encoding adenine phosphoribosyltransferase → MNLANKIRSIPDFPKPGIIFKDVTTLVGDGPALREAAAQMLSRFAGEKIGKVLGIEARGFIFAGILAYELGVGMVPVRKPGKLPWRTISASYALEYGSDSLEMHIDALFPGERVLVVDDLLATGGTAGAAIALTRQLGAEVVGCCFLIELDFLKGREQLKPVRVESLIHVESE, encoded by the coding sequence ATGAATCTGGCAAACAAGATTCGCAGTATCCCAGATTTCCCAAAGCCAGGAATCATCTTCAAGGATGTCACCACCCTGGTGGGGGACGGTCCGGCGCTGCGCGAAGCGGCTGCCCAAATGCTAAGCCGTTTCGCGGGGGAAAAGATCGGAAAGGTCTTGGGCATCGAGGCGCGCGGCTTTATCTTTGCAGGTATTCTGGCATATGAACTGGGGGTGGGCATGGTGCCGGTGCGCAAGCCGGGCAAACTGCCCTGGAGAACGATCAGCGCCTCTTATGCTCTGGAGTACGGCAGCGACTCCCTGGAGATGCACATCGATGCCTTGTTTCCGGGAGAGCGGGTGCTGGTGGTGGACGATCTGCTCGCCACCGGCGGCACCGCCGGCGCGGCCATCGCGCTGACCCGGCAGCTGGGTGCCGAAGTGGTCGGATGTTGCTTCCTGATCGAACTTGATTTTCTCAAAGGCCGGGAGCAGCTGAAACCGGTGCGGGTCGAGTCCCTCATTCACGTCGAATCCGAATAA